A genome region from Pseudorca crassidens isolate mPseCra1 chromosome 20, mPseCra1.hap1, whole genome shotgun sequence includes the following:
- the IRX5 gene encoding iroquois-class homeodomain protein IRX-5 isoform X2, whose translation MSYPQGYLYQPSASLALYSCPAYSTSVISGPRTDELGRSSSGSAFSPYAGSTAFTAPSPGYNSHLQYGADPAAAAAAAFSSYVGSPYDHTPGMAGSLGYHPYAAPLGSYPYGDPAYRKNATRDATATLKAWLNEHRKNPYPTKGEKIMLAIITKMTLTQVSTWFANARRRLKKENKMTWTPRNRSEDEEEEENIDLEKNDEDEPQKPEDKGDPEGPDAGGAEQKAASGFERLQGPPTPAGKETEGSLSDSDFKEPPSEGRLDALPGPPRAGGPSPAGPAAARLAEDPAPHYSSGAPAPGPHPAAGELPPGPGGPSVIHSPPPPPPQAVLAKPKLWSLAEIATSSDKVKDGGGGSEGSPCPPCPGPVAGQALGGSRASPAPAPSRSPSAQCPFPGGTVLSRPLYYTAPFYPGYTNYGSFGHLHGHPGPGPGPTTGPSSHFNGLNQTVLNRADALAKDPKMLRSQSQLDLCKDSPYELKKGMSDI comes from the exons ATGTCCTACCCGCAGGGCTACTTGTACCAGCCGTCCGCCTCGCTGGCGCTCTACTCGTGCCCGGCGTACAGCACCAGCGTCATCTCGGGGCCCCGCACGGATGAGCTCGGGCGCTCGTCGTCGGGCTCCGCGTTCTCGCCCTACGCCGGCTCCACCGCCTTCACGGCGCCCTCGCCGGGCTACAACTCGCACCTCCAGTACGGCGCCGACCCCGCGGCGGCGGCAGCCGCCGCCTTCTCTTCGTACGTG GGCTCTCCCTACGACCATACACCCGGCATGGCAGGCTCCTTGGGGTACCACCCGTACGCAGCACCCCTGGGCTCGTACCCCTACGGGGACCCCGCGTACCGGAAGAACGCCACGCGAGATGCCACTGCTACACTGAAGGCCTGGCTCAACGAGCACCGCAAGAACCCCTACCCCACCAAGGGCGAGAAGATCATGCTGGCCATCATCACCAAGATGACCCTCACCCAGGTGTCCACCTGGTTCGCTAATGCGCGCCGGCGCCTCAAGAAGGAGAACAAGATGACGTGGACGCCGCGGAACCGCagcgaggacgaggaggaggaggagaacatTGATCTGGAGAAGAACGACGAGGATGAGCCCCAGAAGCCCGAGGACAAGGGCGACCCCGAGGGCCCCGATGCAG GAGGAGCAGAGCAGAAGGCGGCTTCAGGCTTTGAACGGCTGCAGGGGCCGCCCACCCCCGCCGGCAAAGAGACCGAGGGTAGCCTCAGCGACTCGGATTTTAAAGAGCCGCCATCCGAGGGCCGCCTCGACGCGCTGCCCGGGCCCCCCCGCGCCGGCGGGCCCTCCCCGGCCGGGCCTGCGGCAGCTCGGCTGGCCGAAGACCCGGCCCCTCACTACTCCTCGGGCGCGCCGGCTCCGGGCCCACACCCAGCCGCGGGAGAGCTGCCCCCCGGTCCCGGAGGGCCCTCGGTCATACActcgccgccaccgccaccgcctcAGGCGGTGCTCGCCAAGCCCAAACTGTGGTCTCTGGCGGAGATCGCCACATCCTCGGACAAGGTCAAGGACGGGGGCGGCGGGAGCGAGGGCTCTCCGTGCCCACCGTGCCCCGGGCCCGTAGCCGGGCAAGCCCTAGGAGGCAGCCGCGCGTCACCAGCACCGGCGCCATCGCGCTCGCCCTCGGCTCAGTGTCCCTTTCCAGGCGGGACAGTGCTGTCCCGGCCTCTCTACTACACGGCGCCCTTCTATCCTGGCTACACGAACTATGGCTCCTTCGGACATCTTCACGGCCACCCGGGGCCCGGGCCAGGCCCTACAACGGGTCCGAGCTCGCATTTCAATGGATTAAACCAGACCGTGTTGAACCGAGCGGACGCTTTGGCTAAAGACCCGAAAATGTTGCGGAGCCAGTCCCAGCTAGACCTGTGCAAAGACTCTCCCTATGAATTGAAGAAAGGTATGTCCGACATTTAA
- the IRX5 gene encoding iroquois-class homeodomain protein IRX-5 isoform X3 gives MSYPQGYLYQPSASLALYSCPAYSTSVISGPRTDELGRSSSGSAFSPYAGSTAFTAPSPGYNSHLQYGADPAAAAAAAFSSYVGSPYDHTPGMAGSLGYHPYAAPLGSYPYGDPAYRKNATRDATATLKAWLNEHRKNPYPTKGEKIMLAIITKMTLTQVSTWFANARRRLKKENKMTWTPRNRSEDEEEEENIDLEKNDEDEPQKPEDKGDPEGPDAGGAEQKAASGFERLQGPPTPAGKETEGSLSDSDFKEPPSEGRLDALPGPPRAGGPSPAGPAAARLAEDPAPHYSSGAPAPGPHPAAGELPPGPGGPSVIHSPPPPPPQAVLAKPKLWSLAEIATSSDKVKDGGGGSEGSPCPPCPGPVAGQALGGSRASPAPAPSRSPSAQCPFPGGTVLSRPLYYTAPFYPGYTNYGSFGHLHGHPGPGPGPTTGPSSHFNGLNQTVLNRADALAKDPKMLRSQSQLDLCKDSPYELKKGWTSLGKGKTKQNYPRILQTLFRKHL, from the exons ATGTCCTACCCGCAGGGCTACTTGTACCAGCCGTCCGCCTCGCTGGCGCTCTACTCGTGCCCGGCGTACAGCACCAGCGTCATCTCGGGGCCCCGCACGGATGAGCTCGGGCGCTCGTCGTCGGGCTCCGCGTTCTCGCCCTACGCCGGCTCCACCGCCTTCACGGCGCCCTCGCCGGGCTACAACTCGCACCTCCAGTACGGCGCCGACCCCGCGGCGGCGGCAGCCGCCGCCTTCTCTTCGTACGTG GGCTCTCCCTACGACCATACACCCGGCATGGCAGGCTCCTTGGGGTACCACCCGTACGCAGCACCCCTGGGCTCGTACCCCTACGGGGACCCCGCGTACCGGAAGAACGCCACGCGAGATGCCACTGCTACACTGAAGGCCTGGCTCAACGAGCACCGCAAGAACCCCTACCCCACCAAGGGCGAGAAGATCATGCTGGCCATCATCACCAAGATGACCCTCACCCAGGTGTCCACCTGGTTCGCTAATGCGCGCCGGCGCCTCAAGAAGGAGAACAAGATGACGTGGACGCCGCGGAACCGCagcgaggacgaggaggaggaggagaacatTGATCTGGAGAAGAACGACGAGGATGAGCCCCAGAAGCCCGAGGACAAGGGCGACCCCGAGGGCCCCGATGCAG GAGGAGCAGAGCAGAAGGCGGCTTCAGGCTTTGAACGGCTGCAGGGGCCGCCCACCCCCGCCGGCAAAGAGACCGAGGGTAGCCTCAGCGACTCGGATTTTAAAGAGCCGCCATCCGAGGGCCGCCTCGACGCGCTGCCCGGGCCCCCCCGCGCCGGCGGGCCCTCCCCGGCCGGGCCTGCGGCAGCTCGGCTGGCCGAAGACCCGGCCCCTCACTACTCCTCGGGCGCGCCGGCTCCGGGCCCACACCCAGCCGCGGGAGAGCTGCCCCCCGGTCCCGGAGGGCCCTCGGTCATACActcgccgccaccgccaccgcctcAGGCGGTGCTCGCCAAGCCCAAACTGTGGTCTCTGGCGGAGATCGCCACATCCTCGGACAAGGTCAAGGACGGGGGCGGCGGGAGCGAGGGCTCTCCGTGCCCACCGTGCCCCGGGCCCGTAGCCGGGCAAGCCCTAGGAGGCAGCCGCGCGTCACCAGCACCGGCGCCATCGCGCTCGCCCTCGGCTCAGTGTCCCTTTCCAGGCGGGACAGTGCTGTCCCGGCCTCTCTACTACACGGCGCCCTTCTATCCTGGCTACACGAACTATGGCTCCTTCGGACATCTTCACGGCCACCCGGGGCCCGGGCCAGGCCCTACAACGGGTCCGAGCTCGCATTTCAATGGATTAAACCAGACCGTGTTGAACCGAGCGGACGCTTTGGCTAAAGACCCGAAAATGTTGCGGAGCCAGTCCCAGCTAGACCTGTGCAAAGACTCTCCCTATGAATTGAAGAAAG GTTGGACAtctttaggaaaaggaaaaacaaaacaaaactaccctCGAATTCTTCAAACCCTATTTCGAAAGCACCTTTAA
- the IRX5 gene encoding iroquois-class homeodomain protein IRX-5 isoform X1, which produces MSYPQGYLYQPSASLALYSCPAYSTSVISGPRTDELGRSSSGSAFSPYAGSTAFTAPSPGYNSHLQYGADPAAAAAAAFSSYVGSPYDHTPGMAGSLGYHPYAAPLGSYPYGDPAYRKNATRDATATLKAWLNEHRKNPYPTKGEKIMLAIITKMTLTQVSTWFANARRRLKKENKMTWTPRNRSEDEEEEENIDLEKNDEDEPQKPEDKGDPEGPDAGGAEQKAASGFERLQGPPTPAGKETEGSLSDSDFKEPPSEGRLDALPGPPRAGGPSPAGPAAARLAEDPAPHYSSGAPAPGPHPAAGELPPGPGGPSVIHSPPPPPPQAVLAKPKLWSLAEIATSSDKVKDGGGGSEGSPCPPCPGPVAGQALGGSRASPAPAPSRSPSAQCPFPGGTVLSRPLYYTAPFYPGYTNYGSFGHLHGHPGPGPGPTTGPSSHFNGLNQTVLNRADALAKDPKMLRSQSQLDLCKDSPYELKKDGGGSISLGPRLRTVWNRDPC; this is translated from the exons ATGTCCTACCCGCAGGGCTACTTGTACCAGCCGTCCGCCTCGCTGGCGCTCTACTCGTGCCCGGCGTACAGCACCAGCGTCATCTCGGGGCCCCGCACGGATGAGCTCGGGCGCTCGTCGTCGGGCTCCGCGTTCTCGCCCTACGCCGGCTCCACCGCCTTCACGGCGCCCTCGCCGGGCTACAACTCGCACCTCCAGTACGGCGCCGACCCCGCGGCGGCGGCAGCCGCCGCCTTCTCTTCGTACGTG GGCTCTCCCTACGACCATACACCCGGCATGGCAGGCTCCTTGGGGTACCACCCGTACGCAGCACCCCTGGGCTCGTACCCCTACGGGGACCCCGCGTACCGGAAGAACGCCACGCGAGATGCCACTGCTACACTGAAGGCCTGGCTCAACGAGCACCGCAAGAACCCCTACCCCACCAAGGGCGAGAAGATCATGCTGGCCATCATCACCAAGATGACCCTCACCCAGGTGTCCACCTGGTTCGCTAATGCGCGCCGGCGCCTCAAGAAGGAGAACAAGATGACGTGGACGCCGCGGAACCGCagcgaggacgaggaggaggaggagaacatTGATCTGGAGAAGAACGACGAGGATGAGCCCCAGAAGCCCGAGGACAAGGGCGACCCCGAGGGCCCCGATGCAG GAGGAGCAGAGCAGAAGGCGGCTTCAGGCTTTGAACGGCTGCAGGGGCCGCCCACCCCCGCCGGCAAAGAGACCGAGGGTAGCCTCAGCGACTCGGATTTTAAAGAGCCGCCATCCGAGGGCCGCCTCGACGCGCTGCCCGGGCCCCCCCGCGCCGGCGGGCCCTCCCCGGCCGGGCCTGCGGCAGCTCGGCTGGCCGAAGACCCGGCCCCTCACTACTCCTCGGGCGCGCCGGCTCCGGGCCCACACCCAGCCGCGGGAGAGCTGCCCCCCGGTCCCGGAGGGCCCTCGGTCATACActcgccgccaccgccaccgcctcAGGCGGTGCTCGCCAAGCCCAAACTGTGGTCTCTGGCGGAGATCGCCACATCCTCGGACAAGGTCAAGGACGGGGGCGGCGGGAGCGAGGGCTCTCCGTGCCCACCGTGCCCCGGGCCCGTAGCCGGGCAAGCCCTAGGAGGCAGCCGCGCGTCACCAGCACCGGCGCCATCGCGCTCGCCCTCGGCTCAGTGTCCCTTTCCAGGCGGGACAGTGCTGTCCCGGCCTCTCTACTACACGGCGCCCTTCTATCCTGGCTACACGAACTATGGCTCCTTCGGACATCTTCACGGCCACCCGGGGCCCGGGCCAGGCCCTACAACGGGTCCGAGCTCGCATTTCAATGGATTAAACCAGACCGTGTTGAACCGAGCGGACGCTTTGGCTAAAGACCCGAAAATGTTGCGGAGCCAGTCCCAGCTAGACCTGTGCAAAGACTCTCCCTATGAATTGAAGAAAG